One Isoptericola dokdonensis DS-3 genomic window, GCCGCAGCCCGTGCCGCAGCGTCCAGAAGAGCGTGAAGTCCTGCAGCGCGTACGGCCCGACGACGGCCTGGGTGGACTGCGGCGTCTCGCCCGCCCCCACGGGCACGAGCTCCGGCGAGATCTCCGCGGTGACGACCTCCCGCAGCACCTCGCCCACCTCGGCCGGGAAGTCGCCGGAGTCCGCCACCCAGCGGATGAGGTGCTGGATCAGGGTCTTCGGCACGCCGGTGTTCACCGCGTAGTGCGACATCTGGTCGCCGACGCCGTAGGTGCACCACCCGAGGGCCAGCTCGGACAGGTCGCCCGTGCCGAGCACGATGCCGCCGCGGTGGTTCGCGATCCGGAACAGGTAGTCGGTGCGCAGCCCGGCCTGCACGTTCTCGAAGGTGACGTCGTAGACGGGCTCGCCGTCGCCGAACGGGTGCCCGAGGTCGCGCAGCATCTGCGTGGCCGCGGGGCGGATGTCCAGCTCCTCGAACGTCACGCCGAGCGCGGTCGCGAGCCGCACGGCGCGGTCCTTCGTCTCCGCGGACGTCGCGAACCCCGGCATGGTGATCGCGTGGACGTCGCTGCGCGGACGACCGAGCCGGTCCATCGCGCGGGCGGCCACGAGGAGGGCGTGCGTCGAGTCAAGGCCCCCGGAGACGCCGATGACGACCTTCGGGCCGCCGATGGACGCGATCCGCCGCTCCAGGCCCGTCACCTGGATGTTGTAGGCCTCGTAGCAGTCGCGGGCGAGCCGCTCGGCGTCGTCGGGAACGAACGGGAACCGGTCCACCTTGCGGCGCAGGCCCACATCGCCCGACGGCGGCCGCACCTCCCACCCGACGGTGCGGAACCGGCTCGTACGGTCCGCCAGCGCGCGGCGGTTGTCGTCGAACGACCCCTGACGCAGCCGCTCCTGGCGCAGCCGGTCCAGGTCGACGTCGGCGACCGACCGCCGCGGTCCCTGCGGGAACCGTTCGGTGCGGGCCAGCTCGTCACCGGCCTCGTAGAGCATCGTCTGGCCGTCCCACGACAGGTCGGTGGACGACTCGCCCTGGGACGCGGCGGCGTACGCGTAGGCGGCGAGGCAGCGCGCCGACGACGAGCGCACGAGCAGGCGACGGTCCTCGGCGCGGGCGATCGTGATCGGGCTCGCGGAGGGGTTGAGCAGCACCGTCGCGCCCGCCAGTGCGGCCTCCGCGGACGGCGGCACCGGCACCCACATGTCCTCGCACACCTCGACGTGCACCACCAGGCCCGCGACGTCGGTCGCCCGGAACAGCAGGTCGGGGCCGAACGGGACCTCCTCGCCCGAGAACGGCAGCCGCACCGTGCCGCCCTGCGTCCCCGCGCCCGCCGCGAACCAGCGCTTCTCGTAGAACTCCCGGTAGTTCGGCAGGTAGGACTTCGGGGCGACGCCCAGCACCCGCCCGCCCTGGACGACGACGGCGCAGTTGTACACCCGTCCGTCGACCTCCAGCGGGGCGCCCACGACGAGCAGGGGGCGCAGGTCGGCGCTCGCCGCGACGATCGTGGCGAGCGCGTCGCCGACCGCCTCCAGCAGGGTGTCCGCGAGGTGCAGGTCGTCCAGGGCGTACCCGGACACCGACAGCTCGGGGAACACGGCCACGGCCACGCCGTCGTCGTGGCAGGCGCGCGCCTCGGCGACGATCGTCGCGGCGTTCGTCGCGGGGTCGGCGGTCGCCACGGGCACCGTGCAGGCGGCGATCCGGGCGAACCCGTGGGCGTAGGCGTTGGCGAAGTCCACACCCCGAGTCTGCCCGACGACGGCCCTGCCGCGTTCGCCGGACGTCGTACCCCGGCGCTAGGGTCGCCTGCGTGGCGCAGAAACCCGCGGGTCCCGACCCCCGCTCCCAGCAGCCCTCCCGTCCCGCGGACGAGGAGTGGACGCCCGTCGTCCGCACCGGTCGGCGGCGTGCGGTGGCGCTGGTCGTCGTGCTGTCGATGGTGCTCGCGCTCGTCGGCGGGACGGTCGTGTCGATCCTCTCGGCCGGGTCCGCCAGCGCCCACGACCAGCTCGTCGGCTCCGACCCGAAGGACGGCGCCGAGCTCGAGGAGCCGGTGACGTCGGTCACCCTGGAGTACAGCGCCGAGATCATCGCGGACGGCACGCAGGTGCGCGCCACGACGCCGGACGGCGAGGTGGACGCCGACGTCACGGTGGACGGCACCGACGTCGT contains:
- a CDS encoding NAD(+) synthase, whose translation is MDFANAYAHGFARIAACTVPVATADPATNAATIVAEARACHDDGVAVAVFPELSVSGYALDDLHLADTLLEAVGDALATIVAASADLRPLLVVGAPLEVDGRVYNCAVVVQGGRVLGVAPKSYLPNYREFYEKRWFAAGAGTQGGTVRLPFSGEEVPFGPDLLFRATDVAGLVVHVEVCEDMWVPVPPSAEAALAGATVLLNPSASPITIARAEDRRLLVRSSSARCLAAYAYAAASQGESSTDLSWDGQTMLYEAGDELARTERFPQGPRRSVADVDLDRLRQERLRQGSFDDNRRALADRTSRFRTVGWEVRPPSGDVGLRRKVDRFPFVPDDAERLARDCYEAYNIQVTGLERRIASIGGPKVVIGVSGGLDSTHALLVAARAMDRLGRPRSDVHAITMPGFATSAETKDRAVRLATALGVTFEELDIRPAATQMLRDLGHPFGDGEPVYDVTFENVQAGLRTDYLFRIANHRGGIVLGTGDLSELALGWCTYGVGDQMSHYAVNTGVPKTLIQHLIRWVADSGDFPAEVGEVLREVVTAEISPELVPVGAGETPQSTQAVVGPYALQDFTLFWTLRHGLRPSKIAFLAWHAWRDPAAGEWPPNYPHDERSAYDLPEIRRWLVVFVRRFFSSQFKRSALPNGPKVSPGGTMSPRGDWRMPSDASPAAWLAEIEANVPEA